From Algoriphagus sp. NG3, the proteins below share one genomic window:
- a CDS encoding phage tail sheath family protein — translation MAQNLMTPGVYIEEKNAFPGSVVEVATAIPAFIGYTERASKNGKSLVNKPTRITSFADYMELFGGAFSPRFTLTDPQEGDKNLVTLGGSEKAINYKDNHLVYLFNSIRLFFSNGGGTCYIVSVGTYGGKDGIEIKQDDLLGTGKDENGKPAEGGLLKLVKELEPTMVVIPDAVALGADSYDVYKQMLAHCAKMQNRIAILDVFDGYNSREDGEEDNVNVFREKIGTEYLSYAAAYYPWLQTNVVQKGEITFKNFDESVSLGDILPEERAKSLVSAFPTSADGFKEKLKADRPDVAEGDLDALLPAYIKNKESNHHLGLLATSPTYSALLDEIRAIMNLLPAAPAMAGIYTMVDNSRGVWKSPANVGLNSVIQPAVNITHDQQEDLNVNALSGKSINAIRTFPGVGTLVWGGRTLDGNSLDWRYINVRRTMIMLEQSIKLALRAYVFEPNDANTWVTVKSLVSNFLVEKWKQGALAGASPEDAFDVQIGLGSTMTALDILEGKMLITVKLAIVRPAEFIVVTFEQQMQKS, via the coding sequence ATGGCACAAAACCTCATGACTCCCGGAGTTTACATTGAAGAGAAAAACGCGTTTCCGGGTTCGGTCGTCGAAGTCGCTACCGCTATTCCTGCATTTATAGGATATACGGAAAGAGCTTCCAAAAATGGAAAGTCCCTGGTCAACAAACCGACTAGGATCACTTCGTTTGCAGATTACATGGAACTTTTTGGGGGAGCTTTCAGCCCCAGGTTCACACTGACTGATCCCCAGGAAGGGGATAAAAACCTCGTTACCTTAGGTGGAAGTGAAAAAGCCATCAACTATAAGGACAATCACTTGGTGTACCTGTTCAACAGTATAAGGCTGTTTTTTTCCAATGGTGGGGGCACCTGCTACATAGTCTCCGTGGGCACTTATGGTGGCAAGGATGGTATTGAGATCAAGCAGGATGATCTACTAGGGACTGGAAAAGACGAAAATGGCAAGCCTGCGGAGGGAGGTTTATTGAAACTGGTCAAAGAATTGGAACCTACCATGGTCGTGATTCCTGATGCGGTAGCCTTAGGAGCTGATTCCTACGATGTGTATAAGCAAATGTTGGCGCATTGTGCCAAAATGCAAAACAGGATTGCAATTCTGGATGTTTTCGATGGCTACAACAGCAGGGAAGATGGTGAGGAGGACAATGTCAATGTGTTCAGGGAAAAAATCGGGACAGAATATCTCAGCTATGCGGCTGCTTACTACCCTTGGCTGCAAACCAATGTAGTTCAAAAAGGGGAAATTACTTTTAAAAACTTCGATGAGTCAGTTTCACTAGGTGATATTCTGCCTGAAGAACGGGCAAAAAGCCTGGTGAGCGCTTTTCCCACTTCCGCTGATGGGTTCAAGGAGAAGCTGAAGGCCGACCGTCCGGATGTGGCAGAAGGAGATTTGGATGCCCTGTTGCCTGCTTACATCAAAAACAAAGAGAGTAACCATCATTTGGGGTTATTGGCCACGAGCCCGACATACTCCGCGCTTTTGGACGAAATCCGGGCAATCATGAATCTCTTGCCTGCCGCCCCTGCTATGGCAGGGATCTATACCATGGTGGACAACAGCAGAGGGGTTTGGAAATCTCCCGCTAACGTAGGGTTGAATTCCGTCATTCAGCCTGCTGTGAACATTACCCACGATCAGCAAGAAGACCTGAATGTAAATGCCTTATCGGGTAAGTCTATCAATGCTATCCGGACATTCCCCGGAGTAGGTACACTTGTATGGGGCGGCAGGACACTCGATGGAAATAGCCTGGACTGGAGATATATCAATGTGCGGAGAACGATGATCATGCTGGAGCAATCGATCAAACTGGCACTCAGAGCCTATGTGTTTGAGCCGAATGATGCGAATACTTGGGTGACTGTAAAAAGCCTGGTCTCCAATTTCTTGGTGGAAAAATGGAAGCAGGGAGCATTGGCAGGAGCAAGTCCGGAGGATGCGTTTGATGTACAGATCGGTTTGGGCTCCACCATGACTGCCTTGGATATCCTGGAGGGCAAAATGCTCATAACAGTGAAACTTGCGATCGTGAGACCTGCGGAATTCATTGTGGTGACATTTGAACAGCAAATGCAAAAATCTTAA